A stretch of Roseibium porphyridii DNA encodes these proteins:
- a CDS encoding carbohydrate ABC transporter permease: MMNWNLYSRGDKFFAIVVSVLIGMFTVATLYPFIYIAAVSFSSGFAAQAGKVVLTPIDATLEAYGYILKDPQFWISYRNTFIYTIGGTVMSLAFIIPGAYALSRPQLKGRRFFNLFIAFTMWFNAGLIPFFLNMRDLNLLDSMFGIILAFAVNAFNVILLRNFFEAIPKSFEEAARMDGANDFQVLWKVFVPLSKPAIATITLFCIVSRWNGFFWAMVLLQSEDKIPLQVFLRHTISNLSDDDEFAIVQTAAGFSAETVTAAIIVCSIIPVLIVYPFIQKYFEKGILLGGVKE; the protein is encoded by the coding sequence ATGATGAATTGGAACCTTTACTCTCGCGGCGACAAATTCTTTGCCATCGTGGTCTCGGTCCTGATCGGCATGTTCACGGTCGCGACGCTTTACCCGTTTATCTATATCGCGGCGGTGTCTTTCAGTTCCGGATTTGCAGCGCAGGCAGGAAAGGTGGTTCTCACACCGATCGATGCGACGCTCGAGGCCTATGGATATATCCTCAAGGACCCGCAATTCTGGATCTCCTACCGCAACACCTTCATCTACACGATCGGCGGAACAGTGATGAGCCTTGCGTTCATCATTCCAGGCGCGTACGCGCTGTCGCGGCCGCAACTGAAGGGGCGCAGGTTCTTCAACCTCTTCATCGCCTTCACCATGTGGTTCAACGCGGGGCTGATACCGTTTTTCCTGAATATGCGGGACCTGAACCTGCTGGACAGCATGTTTGGCATCATTCTCGCCTTCGCCGTGAATGCCTTCAACGTCATCTTGCTGAGAAATTTCTTCGAAGCGATACCGAAAAGCTTTGAAGAGGCCGCACGGATGGATGGGGCCAATGACTTTCAGGTTCTTTGGAAGGTGTTTGTGCCCCTCAGCAAACCGGCCATCGCGACCATCACACTTTTCTGCATCGTGTCGCGCTGGAACGGGTTCTTCTGGGCGATGGTGCTCTTGCAGAGTGAGGACAAGATCCCGCTGCAGGTATTTCTGCGGCACACGATTTCAAATCTCAGCGATGACGACGAATTCGCAATCGTGCAAACCGCGGCAGGGTTCAGCGCTGAAACCGTGACTGCCGCAATCATCGTCTGCTCCATCATCCCGGTTTTGATCGTCTACCCCTTCATTCAGAAATATTTCGAGAAGGGAATTCTTCTCGGAGGGGTCAAAGAGTAG
- a CDS encoding ABC transporter permease, translated as MLVHEKERQLTPSDVTSSEEHEAVNDRFEAIVEHLRREWQLYLMLLPMIIWFIVFLYKPMYGLQIAFKDYSIFRGIAGSPWVGLEHFETLFANDQFLRAIKNTVTISALNLLFGFPAPIILALMFNEVLNASYKRTAQTIVYLPHFISSVIIAGIVITAFSPTAGIVNTVISWFGLDPIYFLTQPEWFRPIFIGTGIWQEAGFGSIVFLAAIAGVNPSLYESAVVDGANRWQMMWKITIPSILPTILIMLIIRIGNIMEVSFELVILLYQPATYETADVVNTWIYRQGLQSGQYDLAAAAGLFNAVVAFVLVMTANTLSRRFSRTSLW; from the coding sequence AGCGACGTCACAAGCTCTGAAGAACACGAGGCCGTCAATGACCGTTTCGAAGCAATCGTCGAGCATCTGAGGCGCGAATGGCAACTCTACCTCATGCTCTTGCCGATGATCATCTGGTTCATCGTCTTCCTCTACAAGCCGATGTACGGTCTGCAGATCGCGTTCAAGGACTACTCGATCTTTCGCGGCATTGCAGGCAGTCCCTGGGTCGGGTTGGAGCATTTCGAGACACTCTTTGCCAATGATCAGTTCCTTCGTGCGATCAAGAACACGGTCACGATCAGCGCGCTCAACCTCCTGTTCGGTTTCCCGGCGCCGATTATTCTGGCGTTGATGTTCAACGAGGTTCTGAACGCGAGCTACAAGAGGACAGCGCAGACCATTGTCTATCTGCCGCATTTCATCTCTTCGGTGATTATTGCCGGCATCGTCATCACTGCCTTCTCGCCGACCGCCGGCATCGTGAACACTGTCATCAGTTGGTTCGGACTTGACCCGATTTACTTCCTCACCCAGCCGGAATGGTTTCGGCCGATCTTCATAGGGACGGGCATCTGGCAGGAGGCGGGCTTTGGGTCGATCGTGTTCCTGGCAGCAATCGCGGGCGTGAATCCATCGCTCTATGAAAGTGCGGTCGTGGACGGCGCTAACCGGTGGCAAATGATGTGGAAGATCACGATCCCGTCGATCCTGCCGACGATCCTGATCATGCTGATCATCCGTATCGGAAACATCATGGAAGTGTCTTTCGAGCTGGTCATTCTGCTTTACCAGCCCGCAACCTATGAAACTGCCGATGTCGTGAATACCTGGATCTATCGGCAGGGTCTGCAATCGGGTCAGTACGACCTGGCTGCAGCAGCAGGTCTCTTCAACGCAGTTGTCGCCTTTGTTCTGGTGATGACGGCCAACACCTTGTCGCGGCGCTTCTCGCGCACGTCGCTTTGGTAG